GCCCAGTCTTGATCCTTTCCAGCTCGGCATGTTGCTGGCGCTGTATGAACACAAGGTTTTTGTCCAGGGCGTGATCTGGGGCATCAATTCCTTTGACCAATGGGGCGTGGAGCTGGGCAAGCAACTGGCGAACCGCCTGTTACCAGCGATTCTGGGCAACCAGGAATATGATTCGCATCTGGACACGTCGACCAGTGGCCTGATTGCGTATTTCCGCAGGCATGGTCACGTTTGAAAACCTGTTTCCGATCTTACTGCGCGAGCGTGGTTGTGGCTTGTATGGGGCTCATGTGCTGCTCAAAATGCTCATGTACTAGAAGTACATTCCGCTTTTTGCGCTGCGTTTTTGTTACCCTGACCCCGCTGACGCTCACTGCAGATCGTAAACAGGTTTTGAGGCGCTGGTGTAATTGAAAGAAATAGTTAAAATTTCTCGAAAGCATGTTGGCAAAGTTGACGCAAAGAATCTTGCTTGATATAAAGAAAGCTCTTAAATCAATTCAGAATGCATCTATGTGGACAGGAATTTTTGGCGTTGTCTCGGTCGTCATCGTCGTCAGCATGGTTATATTGATACGTGCCATGAATAAGGAAGCGCGCCGCGCTGATCATCAGAATTGAATAAAAAACGCAGACCATGGTCTGCGTTTTTTTATGGGTAGTCTGATTACCAGCCACCTGTATTCGGCATCGAAGCCCAGGGTTCAGTCGGTGCCAGCGGCTCACCCTGTTGCAGCAACTCTATCGAAATATTGTCTGGTGAACGCACAAAAGCCATGTGGCCATCGCGTGGCGGGCGATTGATGGTGACACCGTGATCAGCGAGGCGCTGACAAAGTTCATAGATGTTCTCTACACGGTAAGCCAGATGGCCAAAATTGCGGCCACCAGTATATTCTTCCGGGTCCCAGTTATAGGTCAGTTCTACCTGGGCATCATGGTCGCCAGGCGCTGCCAGATACACCAGAGTGAAGCGGCCTTTGGGATATTCTTTCTGATGTACCAGTTCCAGCCCCAGTGCATCACGGTAAAAACGCA
This is a stretch of genomic DNA from Undibacterium sp. KW1. It encodes these proteins:
- a CDS encoding VOC family protein, which translates into the protein MKYLHTMVRVTDLEASLRFYRDALGLELVHQKEYPKGRFTLVYLAAPGDHDAQVELTYNWDPEEYTGGRNFGHLAYRVENIYELCQRLADHGVTINRPPRDGHMAFVRSPDNISIELLQQGEPLAPTEPWASMPNTGGW